A single genomic interval of Amycolatopsis albispora harbors:
- a CDS encoding sensor histidine kinase produces MNRNRPWQWLSGLRPRLLAAFALATVLGAAAASGASYVSARNTMLATAQDDFMNEVKQRVADTLPQLSVPPGQADLDTLASRVDGATVVTYQGSTSANRGMPITAVPAQLRSAVGGSERIQFQRVDSSGTPMFYVGVPVLGPDATGVTGPTGIEVYSSISLADEQNAIEDLARWAWLTVALVLPLAAGLALLAARGVLRPVRQLNLAARRLAEGKLDTRLRVRGSDELAELVATFNETAVALDRTVGELREMEAAARRFVADVSHELRTPLTAMSAVTGVLDEDAGQLPPDTAVAARLVSAETRKLARLVQDLIEISRFDTNRADLQLDQWDLATAITDSMAARGWREGSELVLDLPEGVSAVVDRRRLDVIVANLVGNALRHGGPPVEVTLRGTDTMVSVEVTDRGPGIDPAVLPHVFERFYKADSARARSDGSGLGLAIALENARMHGGDLQAENRAGGGARFTLRLPRFPVVPR; encoded by the coding sequence ATGAACCGGAACCGGCCGTGGCAGTGGCTGTCCGGGCTGCGGCCCCGGCTGCTGGCCGCCTTCGCGCTGGCCACCGTGCTCGGCGCGGCCGCGGCCAGCGGCGCCAGCTACGTCTCCGCCCGCAACACCATGCTGGCCACCGCGCAGGACGACTTCATGAACGAGGTCAAGCAGCGGGTGGCGGACACCCTGCCGCAGTTGTCCGTACCACCGGGACAGGCCGATCTGGACACGCTCGCCAGCCGCGTCGACGGCGCCACCGTGGTGACCTACCAGGGCAGCACCTCGGCCAACCGCGGCATGCCGATCACCGCGGTGCCCGCGCAGCTGCGCTCGGCGGTCGGCGGCTCGGAGCGCATCCAGTTCCAGCGGGTGGATTCGAGCGGGACGCCGATGTTCTACGTCGGCGTGCCGGTGCTGGGCCCCGACGCGACGGGGGTGACGGGCCCCACCGGTATCGAGGTGTACTCGTCTATTTCGCTGGCCGACGAGCAGAACGCCATCGAGGACCTGGCGCGGTGGGCCTGGCTGACCGTGGCACTGGTACTCCCGCTGGCCGCCGGGCTCGCGCTGCTCGCCGCCCGCGGGGTGCTCCGGCCGGTCCGCCAGCTCAACCTGGCCGCGCGACGGCTGGCCGAGGGCAAACTCGACACCCGGCTGCGCGTCCGCGGTTCCGACGAGCTGGCCGAGCTGGTGGCCACCTTCAACGAAACCGCGGTCGCGCTCGACCGGACCGTCGGCGAACTTCGGGAGATGGAGGCCGCCGCGCGCCGGTTCGTCGCCGACGTCTCGCACGAGCTGCGCACCCCGCTGACCGCGATGAGCGCGGTGACCGGGGTGCTGGACGAGGATGCCGGGCAGCTGCCACCGGACACCGCCGTGGCCGCCCGGCTGGTGTCCGCCGAGACCCGCAAGCTCGCGCGGCTGGTGCAGGACCTGATCGAGATCTCCCGGTTCGACACCAACCGCGCCGACCTGCAGCTCGACCAGTGGGACCTGGCCACCGCGATCACCGACAGCATGGCCGCGCGTGGCTGGCGCGAAGGCAGCGAACTGGTGCTCGACCTGCCCGAGGGCGTCAGCGCCGTGGTGGACCGGCGGCGGCTGGACGTGATCGTGGCGAACCTGGTCGGAAACGCGCTGCGTCACGGCGGTCCCCCGGTCGAGGTGACCCTGCGGGGGACCGACACGATGGTGTCGGTGGAGGTGACCGATCGGGGCCCCGGCATCGATCCGGCGGTGCTCCCGCACGTGTTCGAGCGGTTCTACAAGGCCGACAGCGCCCGCGCGCGGTCCGACGGCAGCGGGCTCGGGCTGGCCATCGCACTGGAGAACGCACGCATGCACGGCGGTGACCTCCAGGCGGAGAACCGGGCCGGCGGCGGCGCGCGGTTCACCCTGCGGCTGCCCCGGTTCCCGGTGGTGCCGCGATGA